Part of the Deltaproteobacteria bacterium HGW-Deltaproteobacteria-4 genome is shown below.
AATTTTTGTGATTCCTAAGTTCGTTTGTGCATCGTAACCGGGAACGGCTAAGTTGATCCTGTCCAAGGACCGTCAGTGTCAATGGCATAATCCCTATCCTGCAACTCAACCCCCCAATCCGCCAGCTCCCCGACCACGCCATCCAGCAAGGGCATCATCGCTGCTGCCACCGTAGGGGTTAAACGCATCTCCATCTCGATCGATCCCGGCTGCACCCCCCAGACCACCAGTTCCTCCGGTACATGCCCCTGCAGTTCAGCTACGGCGAGGAGGTCCTGCACCCCCATCTGATGGACGGAGAGTTTGCTGGCAAAGGCGCGAGGCACCTCCTCCCCTTGAAGGCGGAAGAGATCGCCGGGGGCGGCGCCCATGTCGATGGCATCGATGATCAAGAGTTTTTTGATCCCTTCGAGCATCGGCAGGAGATCGAGGCCAAGGGTA
Proteins encoded:
- the hybD gene encoding HyaD/HybD family hydrogenase maturation endopeptidase, yielding MAILVLGIGNSLMNDDAIGVTAIEALKARYSFPAGVTVVDGGTLGLDLLPMLEGIKKLLIIDAIDMGAAPGDLFRLQGEEVPRAFASKLSVHQMGVQDLLAVAELQGHVPEELVVWGVQPGSIEMEMRLTPTVAAAMMPLLDGVVGELADWGVELQDRDYAIDTDGPWTGST